The proteins below are encoded in one region of Paenisporosarcina cavernae:
- a CDS encoding aminotransferase class I/II-fold pyridoxal phosphate-dependent enzyme, protein MSQLETPLFDVLLKHRNRHPVQFHIPGHKKGAGIDPAFRDFVGDNILSIDLINIAPLDDLHSPKGAIKKAQELAAEAFGADHTFFSVQGTSGAIMTMILTVVGPGDKIIVPRNVHKSIMSAIVFAGAVPVFIHPEVDIELGISHGISAESVEKALEANPDAKAVLVINPTYFGVAADLKRIVDLAHARDIPVVVDEAHGVHIKFHESLPVSAMQAGADMAATSVHKLGGSMTQSSVLNVKEGLVSPKRVQSILSMLTTTSTSYPILASLDTARRQLAIHGEEMLTETIRLAKDARKRINQIPHLRCVGKEILGTSATFDMDPTKLLISVKNLGISGHDAEEWLREKANIEVELSDLYNILCIVTLGDTKKELNILVNALARMAKEFETEATVVESSVTVPDIPRLAMTPRDAFYATTEIVDLDESVGRISAEFIMVYPPGIPIFIPGEIITQDNIDYIRLNIEAGLPVQGPEDDQLKKLHVIKEHQAFY, encoded by the coding sequence TTGTCACAATTAGAAACACCACTATTTGATGTTTTATTAAAACACCGAAACCGTCATCCTGTTCAATTTCATATACCTGGACATAAAAAAGGAGCAGGCATCGACCCTGCTTTTCGTGATTTTGTAGGGGACAATATCCTCTCCATAGATTTAATCAATATTGCGCCACTTGACGATCTTCATTCGCCAAAAGGGGCAATTAAAAAAGCACAAGAATTAGCAGCTGAAGCGTTTGGTGCAGATCACACTTTCTTTTCCGTTCAAGGAACAAGTGGAGCGATTATGACCATGATTCTAACAGTTGTTGGACCGGGAGATAAAATTATCGTCCCTCGAAATGTCCATAAATCGATTATGTCCGCCATTGTATTTGCTGGCGCAGTCCCTGTTTTCATTCACCCAGAAGTGGATATTGAACTTGGAATTTCACACGGAATTTCTGCAGAATCCGTTGAAAAAGCATTAGAGGCAAATCCAGATGCAAAAGCAGTTCTTGTCATTAACCCAACCTATTTTGGTGTCGCTGCGGATTTAAAACGAATTGTAGATCTTGCTCACGCTCGCGATATTCCTGTCGTGGTAGACGAAGCGCATGGCGTTCATATTAAATTTCATGAATCCTTACCCGTATCTGCCATGCAAGCTGGTGCCGATATGGCCGCAACATCTGTACACAAGCTAGGTGGATCCATGACACAAAGCTCCGTCTTAAATGTCAAAGAAGGACTTGTTTCACCGAAACGTGTGCAATCGATTTTGTCGATGTTAACCACCACTTCAACGTCTTATCCGATTTTAGCATCGCTGGATACTGCTAGAAGACAATTAGCTATTCACGGAGAAGAAATGTTAACCGAGACAATCCGTCTTGCAAAAGATGCTCGTAAACGCATCAACCAAATTCCTCATTTGCGTTGCGTGGGGAAGGAAATACTCGGCACCTCTGCCACGTTTGATATGGACCCAACAAAATTATTAATTAGCGTGAAAAACTTAGGAATATCTGGTCATGATGCGGAAGAATGGCTACGTGAAAAAGCGAATATTGAAGTGGAACTATCCGATTTATACAACATTTTATGTATCGTAACGTTAGGTGATACTAAAAAAGAGTTGAATATACTTGTCAATGCGCTTGCACGAATGGCAAAAGAATTCGAAACAGAAGCAACAGTCGTCGAATCGTCTGTAACTGTTCCTGACATTCCACGTCTTGCCATGACACCTCGTGATGCATTTTATGCAACGACGGAAATCGTTGATCTAGATGAATCGGTTGGACGAATTTCGGCTGAATTTATAATGGTATATCCACCAGGTATTCCGATTTTTATTCCAGGGGAAATAATTACACAGGATAATATTGACTACATCCGATTGAATATCGAAGCAGGACTACCAGTTCAAGGACCGGAAGATGACCAATTGAAAAAACTACATGTGATTAAAGAACACCAAGCATTTTATTAA
- a CDS encoding NAD(P)H-dependent flavin oxidoreductase, protein MNYSTRVTDLLGIKYPIIQGGLAYLAYADLAAAVSNAGGLGQITAMSLDNPESLRQEIHKVRTLTDQPFGVNFAIGNHGRAFLDMLQVAIDEKVPVISMTGGNPAPIFEQLKGTACKTLVLVAAVRQAQKAEALGADAVMVVGQEGGGHLGRDDVGTFVLIPRVVDAVKIPVIASGGIGDGRGFMAALALGAEGIEMGTRFIATKECVHASEAYKHHLLQATETDTTVIKRSIGAPARALTNAWTDTILSIEEKTPSYEALKTYISGEANKKYIYDGDASNGFGWAGQVTGLIQDIPSVQELFDRIISQGDSIRMKWNVQI, encoded by the coding sequence ATGAATTATTCAACACGTGTGACAGATTTATTGGGAATTAAGTATCCCATTATTCAAGGGGGACTTGCTTATTTAGCATATGCAGATCTTGCTGCTGCAGTTTCAAATGCCGGTGGTCTAGGACAAATTACAGCAATGAGTTTAGATAATCCGGAAAGTTTACGACAAGAAATACATAAAGTGCGTACTTTGACAGATCAACCATTTGGCGTAAATTTTGCGATTGGAAACCATGGACGTGCATTTTTGGACATGTTACAAGTAGCGATTGATGAGAAAGTTCCTGTGATTTCGATGACGGGAGGCAATCCTGCCCCGATTTTTGAACAACTTAAAGGAACGGCATGTAAAACTCTCGTGTTAGTGGCTGCTGTTAGACAAGCGCAGAAAGCGGAAGCCCTAGGAGCAGATGCAGTTATGGTAGTAGGACAAGAAGGAGGAGGGCACCTTGGAAGAGATGATGTAGGAACATTTGTCTTAATTCCAAGAGTAGTAGATGCAGTCAAGATTCCTGTCATCGCTTCAGGAGGGATTGGAGATGGGAGAGGATTCATGGCGGCACTCGCTTTAGGTGCAGAAGGTATAGAAATGGGAACTCGTTTTATTGCCACAAAAGAGTGTGTCCACGCATCGGAAGCATATAAACACCATTTACTTCAAGCGACGGAAACAGATACGACGGTGATTAAGCGATCAATCGGTGCACCAGCAAGGGCATTAACGAATGCATGGACAGATACTATTCTCTCTATTGAAGAAAAAACACCTTCCTATGAAGCCTTAAAAACGTATATAAGTGGCGAAGCAAATAAAAAATATATATACGATGGGGATGCTTCAAATGGATTTGGCTGGGCTGGACAAGTTACCGGTTTAATACAAGATATCCCAAGTGTCCAAGAACTATTTGATCGAATAATTAGTCAAGGAGATTCGATTCGGATGAAATGGAACGTACAAATTTAG
- a CDS encoding UPF0223 family protein, with protein MNYSYPFSSDWKTEEIVTVVEFFQAIEQAFEGGIKKETLLSKYRAFQSVIPSKAEEKTLFREFEKESGYASFEAVKKLKDAKDGAIIRGGRD; from the coding sequence ATGAACTATTCGTATCCTTTTTCAAGTGATTGGAAAACGGAAGAAATCGTAACGGTTGTTGAATTTTTTCAAGCAATTGAACAAGCGTTTGAAGGAGGAATTAAGAAAGAAACGTTACTTTCAAAGTATCGAGCATTTCAATCTGTTATTCCGTCAAAAGCAGAAGAAAAAACACTTTTCCGAGAGTTTGAAAAAGAAAGTGGCTACGCCTCTTTTGAAGCAGTGAAAAAATTAAAAGACGCGAAAGATGGAGCGATTATTCGTGGGGGTAGAGATTAA
- a CDS encoding YktB family protein, whose amino-acid sequence MIPAFTKSDFEVFEVDGLEQRMQALTEIVRPKFQQFGDRYKTYFTESFGNEFHVHIAKHLRRTVNPPKDSWVALAPNKRGYKAIPHFQIGLWGSHAFIILAVIYEAKDKSLMAERLLKKLPTLKKLPADFVVSGDHMSPEGVTLKDAKKEILESLLVRLRDVKKGEFVIGRHIPREEAITMSDEEFAKLIEETFEKLLPVYNILNGVK is encoded by the coding sequence ATGATTCCAGCTTTTACGAAATCCGACTTTGAGGTATTCGAAGTAGACGGATTAGAACAACGTATGCAAGCACTAACAGAGATAGTACGCCCTAAATTCCAGCAATTTGGAGATCGTTATAAAACTTATTTTACGGAAAGTTTTGGCAACGAATTTCATGTACATATTGCAAAACACCTTCGGAGAACTGTCAATCCTCCGAAAGATTCCTGGGTAGCACTAGCTCCCAACAAACGTGGATATAAAGCAATTCCTCATTTTCAAATTGGCTTATGGGGTTCTCATGCATTCATCATTCTGGCAGTTATTTATGAAGCAAAAGATAAATCTCTTATGGCCGAACGTCTATTGAAAAAGCTCCCGACGTTAAAAAAATTGCCCGCAGATTTTGTTGTATCCGGAGATCATATGTCACCAGAAGGTGTAACATTAAAAGATGCAAAAAAAGAAATTCTGGAAAGTTTGCTCGTTCGGTTACGTGATGTGAAAAAAGGTGAATTTGTGATTGGAAGACACATCCCTAGAGAAGAAGCTATCACAATGAGCGATGAAGAGTTTGCGAAGCTCATAGAAGAGACATTCGAAAAACTACTTCCCGTTTACAACATATTGAATGGAGTAAAGTGA